CGAACAGTCGACGATGCCGGCGCTCATCGCCGGTGAACCCGATGACGTTTCGCTGGTCAGCTTTCCGCCCGGCCACATCGCCGGAGTGGGAAGTATGTTGCGCGCCTTGATGTCCGGATCGCGGACGGTTTTCTTGGAGAAATGGGATCCGCGACGCGCGGTCGAGGTCATTCGCGACTTCCGGGTCACCTCGACCGCTGGTGTCCCGACTCATCTGCAGGGCATCCTCGAACTCGATTGTGCCAACGGTGAACTCGCCACATTGCGGGAGTTCCTCGTCGGTGCGGCGCCAGTGACCGAGGAACTCGGTGCGCGAGCCGCCGCGGCGGGAATCGCGACGTTCCGCTCCTACGGCTCGACTGAGCACCCGACCGTCAGCGGGGTGCACACCGACGAGCCGCGCTGGGCCCGCCTGCGCACGGACGGTAAGCCGATGCCAGGTTCGGTGGTGCGCATCCTCGCTGCCGACGGTTCCGACGCGCCAGCGGACACCGATGGGGAAGTGGTGGTGCGCGGTCCGGAACAGTTTGTTGGCTATCGCGACGCGCAGCTCGACGACGAGGCCTTCACCGACGACGGGTGGTTCCGTACCGGGGATCTGGGCCGCCTGGACGCCGACGGCCGGCTGATCATCACGGACCGAATCAAGGACGTCATCATCCGGGGCGGCGAGACGATTTCATCGGCTCAGGTCGAGGACGTGCTGTCCGCACATCCCGCGGTGTACGAGTGCGCGGTAGTCGCGGCGCCCGACGCCCGGTTCGGGGAGGTCGTCGCGGCCGTGGTTGTGCTCAAACCCAATGAGCGACTTGACGTCGATGCGCTACGGGGTCACTTCGCCGACGCAGGGCTGGCGATGCAGAAGGTACCCGAACGGCTCGTCGTCGTCGATGCCCTGCCACGCACGTCGCTGGGCAAGGTACGCAAGGCCGAACTGCGTGCCCAGCATTTCACCGGGGGCTGAACACGTTTCCCGCATCGTCAGTGCGCTGTCCAGCCGTCGTCCACCGTCAACACCTGGCCGGTCATGTATGTGAGGCGCGCGATGCGAGAAAGAGCAGCGCTCCGTCGAGCTCGTCGGGTTCGCCCATTCGCCGCATCGGGCACCCGGTGTGCAGATAGCGCCTGGCGAGCCGGTCCGATCGCCGAGCCACGGCGACGACCGCGGCGCCCGCAGCATGCAGGACCCGGACGAACCGGTCGCCGAGCCCGCTGGATGCTCCCGTCACGACGGCGACCTGGCCGCTCAAATCGAACAGCTCACCGGGGGGCAGCGGCACAGTCATAGGGACCTCCGTGTTGAGTCGTGTCTAAACACCAAATGCGGTCGGTTACCGTCTGCGGTCGAACACTTCTGGAACATCTTGGCCTGATAGTAGACCTCGACATTGCTTACCTAGTAACCTATGTTGGCACTAAGGCGGTGCGGCCAGCGGGACAGAGGTGAGCGGATGCAGAAACCGATGACCGGTGTGCGCGTCCTCGAGGTCGCGCAATTCACCTTCGTGCCGTCCGCCGGCGCGGTCCTCGCCGACTGGGGTGCCGACGTCATCAAGATCGAGAACCCGGTAACAGGAGATGCGCAACGGGGACTCGTCACCGTCGCCGGCCACTCCGCCACCACACCGGGAGTGTCGTTCTCTCCCACGGTCGAGGCCCCCAACCGCGGTAAGCGCAGTGTCGGACTATCTCTGGCGTTGAAACAGACTCGGCCAGTGTTCGAGGAACTCGTCCGGCGCAGCGACGTCTTCCTGACCAGCTTGCTGCCGCAGGCGCGGGCGAAATTACGGATCGACCTGGACGAGGTACGGCGTATCAATCCGTCGATCGTCTACGTCGCGGGCAGTGGATTCGGGAGCGAGGGGCCCGACCGTGAGATGGGCGCGCACGACGCGACGGCGTTCTGGGCGCGCGCCGGCAACGCCGATGGAGTCACGCCGACGGAATCCGAAGTGCCGACGGGCATGCCGGCGGGCGCGTTCGGCGACAACATGGGCGGCATCACCATCGCGGGCGCGGTCGCGGCCGCACTGTACGGTCGGCAATCGACTGGGCAAACGTCGGTCGTCGACGTTTCGCTGCTCGCGGTCGGGGCATGGGCCAACCAGTCCAGCGTCAACCTCGCGATGCTCTACGGATGTCCGCTGCCGAAGATCGACCAGCGCATGCAAGCCCCGGGCAACCCGCTTACCGGCGCCTACCGATGCTCGGACGGCCGCTTCATCCAGCTTGCGATGCTCCAGCCCAGCAGGTACTGGACTCCGGTGTGCCGACTGTTCGGACTCGACGCAGCCGCCGCGGACGAGCGATTCGCCTCGCTCGAATCGTTGGCGGCCAAAGCCGATGACGCCGCCGCGTTGCTCGCCGACGCGATCGGATCGCGGACCTTCGACGAATGCACGCGACTGCTGAGCCTTCTCAAGGGCCAGTGGTCTCCGGTGCAGGACGCCTGGGAGGTCGCCCACGACGAGTCGTTGATCGCCAATGGGCGCATCGCCGACCTTCGGGATGCCCAGGGCAATCAGCAACGGCTGGTGGCGAACCCGGTGAAGTTCGATGAGGCGGCGGCCCACCTGACCCGGGCGCCGATGTTCGCCGAGCACACCGATGAGGTGCTGCGGGAGCTCGGCATGAACGACGACGACTTGATCGAACTGAAGATCGAGGGCGCCATCACCTGAGCGTTGGTCAGCCCGACACTATCGACGGTGGTGGCGTGAATCCCGGGTTCGCCAATGCCGTTGCCATACCGCTGCCGATTGGTCCTTTGTCGTCGAAGAGCGTCGCCACGCCGGTAGCGACCCCGGCGTGGCTGTAGTGCGTTACAGACGCCAATCCGATGTAGACACCTTGCGGCAAGCGGCTTAGCGTGACGGTGTAGTCAGCGTTGATGAATTGCAAACCTTCAGTGCCCCAATGGGTTAACGAACTCGTGACATCCGCGGCCATGACGGCGCGAGTGAATGGCGACAGTGGCTCGTCGTCGACAAGCAGCTTGGTCTCCCGAAGCCAGACGAACTTCTGCCCATGGTGTCGCCACTCGGTGACCCCGACACCCGGACTGCCCGCGACCGGGTCCCGGCCGAACGAATGCAGCACCATGGGGACATCGTCAGCCAACACGTCGGGCTCCGCCGGTACTGAGGGCATGCTGATCGGCGACGTCCACACCGTGTCCACGGCATGTTCGCTGCGGCGAAGGAACAACGCACTGGCGCGAGCGACCACCACGTCGTTCTGAGTCATGACCGCGTCGACCACGCGAAGTCGCCGGCCGTCGCGCACCACCGACGAGTGCATCTGCACGGGTTGCACCGCCACCGGCCGCAGCAGATCCACCGTCAGCCGGGCGGGCTGCATGTCGATGTCGTCGACTTCTTGCTCGACCGCGCGCCCCAGCAACCCGCCGACGTAGTTACCGCTGATCGACGGACCCCAGGGCCCCCGCGTCAATCGGGTTGGTACGTAAGCGTTTCCGTCGGCGACGAAGAAGCAGGTCGGCGCGGAGCGGGCCGGCTTCGCTGATGAGTCCTCCACGTGATCCTTACCCCCGTAACCGGCATCGCTCGATCAGTATCTGCGCCAAACGTTCCGGATCGCTGAACATCAACTCGTGGCAGGCGTCAACCGGGATGACGGTGTCCACCCCGCCCAGGGCGGCGATGCTTGCGTGCTGTGATGCCACGGACAGGGCCCGGTCGCGGGTGGTCAGTATCCAGGTGCGTGGGACGTCGGCGGGCAGTCCGCTACGGTCCACCGGCTCACCGGGTATGCGCGCTGACTCAGCATGCAACTTCGACATCGCCAATCGGCGCTGCGCGGGGGTCATGCCGTTGCAGAACGCCCAGCGTGCCGCCGGCGTTGGAATCTTCATGGGTCTGCCGATACGGGCGGCGCGCCGAGCGAAGACCGCTAGCGGGCCGCCGAGTGTGTCCGCGATGGACGAACCCTGAGGCGGTACGAATGCCGTCGCGAGGATCATCTCTCGGACCCGGGAGGGACCGAGCTTAGCGACGACGCCGGGAACCGTTACCCCCGCCATCGAGTGGCCCACGACCACGACGTCACCCAGACGCGCTTCCTCGATGTCGGCGACGACGGAGTCCACCCACTCGGAGATCGTCACGGTCGCGAGGTCACCTGGGTTGTTGCCGTGCCCGGGCAGATCCACGGCGAGAGTGCGCAATCCCGGTTCTTCACGGTGTATTTCGGCGACAACGAGATCCCAACAGTCGCCGGCGTGCTCGCCGCCGTGGACGAGCACCAGGTCGGGCAGAGTCATGGTCGGTCCCTCATCGGTCGATTAACTGGGAGCTCAGCACGTCGATGTCGGTACGGAAGTCGGTGAAGCTTCTGCTGGCCGGCTCGATGGTGATCCACGTGACGCCCGCCTCGGCGTAGGCGTCCAGCCGGGGGCGCACCGCGGCACAAAATCCGGTGCAGTCGCCGCTGGCCAGCAGGTGTGCTTCGAACGGGACGAAGGCGACGTCGGCAGCGTCGCGGCCGGACTCCGCGCGGTGCTTGTTCACTTTCGCGACCCACTCGCCAAGCGTCTCGATGTCTTCCAGGGGCCGGGCGCGGGTAATCGCGGCCATCTCGCCGGACGCGGCCATAGGCATCCAGCCGTCCGCGACCTCGATGACCCGGCGCTGCGCGGCCGCGCCGTTGCCGCCGATCCAGATCGGCGGACCACCCGTCGTCAGCGGCGGCGGCAGCGCGACATGTCCGCTCACCCCGAACTCCGGCCCGTCGTGGTCGACCCCCGCCCAGGTCGCCCTCCAGGCGGCGATTGCCTCGTCGAGCAGCGCGCCGCGCCGGTCGAAATCGGCGCCCAGCGCCTGGAATTCGGTCTTGAGGTAGCCGGCTCCCGTGCCCAGTGTGAACCGACCCCCGGAGAGCAGATCGAAGCTCGCAGCCGCTTTGGCCGTCAGATACGGGTTGCGATAACCCGACACCAGAATGTAGGTCATCAATCGGATGCGGGTGGTGGCGGCCGCGGCGAAGCTCAGCGACACGAATGGGTCGAAGGCGTGGTGGCCGCCGCGGGCCAGCCACTCCCGGTCGGGGTACGGGTGTTCGGACATCGAGAACGCATCGAAGCCAGCATCTTCCACCAGTCGTGCGATCTCACCGATGGCTACGCCCTCGCACCACCGGTTCCAGTGCTTGACGGCCCGCATCGGGAACATCAGGTTGTACCGCACTCGGCCCCTTTCGGCTCCATTGTCGCTGCCACTATTTCACCAGTGATCGCGCGATGACTTCGCGCTGGACCTCGGTGGCGCCTTCACCCAGTCGCTTGACCCGCAGGTCGCGAAACCATCGTTCCAGCGGCAGTTCGGTGGAGATTCCCAGTGCACCGTGAATTTGGATGCAGCGGTCCAGAACTCGGTACGCGGCCTCGGTGGCGAACATCTTGGCCGCCGAGGCGTCTACCCGGACGTCGCGTCCGAGGTCGGCGTTCCACGCGGCTTGGTAGACCAGCAGCCGGGCGGCCCGCAGGTCGACCTCGCTGTCCGCAAGCATCCACTTGACCCCCTGCTTGTCAGCGAGTCTGCCGCCGAAGACGTCTCGATCCTTGGCCCACTGGCAGGTCATGTCCAGTGCGCTCTGCGCGATGCCGATCGGCCCGGCCCCATACACGATACGGCCGTGCACCAGGAACTCGGTGGCCAACGAAAAGCCCTGTCCCTCACTACCGATCAGCTGCTCGGCTGGGACCCGAACATTGTCGAAGTGCAGCTCGTAAGGGGCGAAGGACGCCATCACCGGGATGCGGCTGAACGTTACTCCGGGGGTGTTCTTCTCGAGAATGAAGGCCGAGATGCCCTGGCGCCCTTCGCCGGTCCGGGCATAGATCACTCCCCAGTCGGCATCGGGGGCGTGCGAGATCCACATCTTCGAACCGTTGAGCAGGTAGCCGTCGCCGTCACGCACCGCCTTGAGTTTGATCGCCCGGGCCGGATCCGACCCGCCGGAAGCCTCGGTGATTGCGGTGTACGCCTTGGACATGGTGCCGTCGATGATGGGCTTGGCGTATCTGTCGAACTGCTCCGCAGACGCCTTGAACATGACGTTAGGCGGGTTGCCGCCGAAGGCGCCGAGCGCTGGAAAGAACGCTCCCATACGGCATTTCGCGGCTTCTTCGGCGACCACGACTTGCCCAAGCACGCTGAGCCCGGCGCCGCCGTAGCCCGCCGGCGTCTGCAGCGCCCACAGCCCGAGCTCCCTGGCTTTCGCCTGCAACTGCACGAGTAGTTCGCGAGGTAACCCGACCGCGTCGTGGTCTAGCTTCTCTTCGAGCGGATGCACCTGCGCAGCCATGAACCGCCGCACCGTATCGCGCAGCATCACCAGCTCTTCGGGCAGCTGCCATGCGCCAGAAGGCTCTTCGGCCATCAGACCCGCGCCGCTGCTGCCGCCCGCAGGTCGCGTGCGCTCTGCAGTTGGGGCTTGTGGTTCGCCTCGTACTGCTCTATCCACTCGGGTGGCAGCTTGCCCCATGCTTCACCGATCCGCAGCCGTTGCGCCGAGCTGAACACCTCCGCGGCCACGACGTCTCCGACGAAGATGGTGTTCTCGTCGTTGTCCAACGACCCGGTGATGCGGCACTCGACGTAGCTGTGTGCGTCAAGCAGGATCGGCGCACCCGTGACGCCGGGCTTGGTGCGCAAGGTCGACATCTTGTCGCCGTCACGGCCCGAACTGCCGCCGAGGGTCATCAGGATCTCCATTGACTTGTCGATCTCGTCCGGTCCGGCCGACAGCATATGCATCACGAAGACGCCGGAGTTGATCAGCATGTCGTGGGTCTTGTTGTATTTGGTCAGGCTGACCGTAGCGCGGGGCAGTTCGGGCACGATGCTGGCTGAGCCGGCTGACAGCGACATCAGCCCGTTAGCGACTCCATCGTCAATCGTGGTGACTGCCACCGGAAATGGCCGCAGTCCGGCCAGCACCTTGTCGGCGGCCGCGATATCTAGCGTCATGTCTTTCCCTTTTGTCGATTCAGCCGAGCGTGAACGGGTCGCGCGTCTCCCCGGACAGCTCCACCCACACCGCTTTGGTCTCGGTGAAGTCCTTCACGGCGTCGATGCCGTTCTCTCGCCCGATGCCGCTGTAGCCCATGCCACCGAACGGAACGTGCGGCGCGACAACGCGGTAGGCATTGACCCACACCGTGCCGGCCCGCAGCTTGGCAGCCACCCGGTGCGCGCGGTGGACGTCCTTGGTCCACACCGCGGCGGCCAATCCGAACTCGGTGCTGTTGGCCTCGGCGACGGCCTCGTCCTCCTCGGTGAAGGTCATCACCGTCAGTACAGGTCCGAAGATCTCCTCAGCGACGGCCCGCATCGAGGGGTCGACACCGGTCAGCACCGTCGGCTTGACGAAGTAGCCACCGAGGTCGCTGG
The Mycobacterium sp. 050128 genome window above contains:
- a CDS encoding acyl-CoA dehydrogenase family protein; the protein is MAEEPSGAWQLPEELVMLRDTVRRFMAAQVHPLEEKLDHDAVGLPRELLVQLQAKARELGLWALQTPAGYGGAGLSVLGQVVVAEEAAKCRMGAFFPALGAFGGNPPNVMFKASAEQFDRYAKPIIDGTMSKAYTAITEASGGSDPARAIKLKAVRDGDGYLLNGSKMWISHAPDADWGVIYARTGEGRQGISAFILEKNTPGVTFSRIPVMASFAPYELHFDNVRVPAEQLIGSEGQGFSLATEFLVHGRIVYGAGPIGIAQSALDMTCQWAKDRDVFGGRLADKQGVKWMLADSEVDLRAARLLVYQAAWNADLGRDVRVDASAAKMFATEAAYRVLDRCIQIHGALGISTELPLERWFRDLRVKRLGEGATEVQREVIARSLVK
- a CDS encoding thioesterase family protein, with the protein product MEDSSAKPARSAPTCFFVADGNAYVPTRLTRGPWGPSISGNYVGGLLGRAVEQEVDDIDMQPARLTVDLLRPVAVQPVQMHSSVVRDGRRLRVVDAVMTQNDVVVARASALFLRRSEHAVDTVWTSPISMPSVPAEPDVLADDVPMVLHSFGRDPVAGSPGVGVTEWRHHGQKFVWLRETKLLVDDEPLSPFTRAVMAADVTSSLTHWGTEGLQFINADYTVTLSRLPQGVYIGLASVTHYSHAGVATGVATLFDDKGPIGSGMATALANPGFTPPPSIVSG
- a CDS encoding alpha/beta fold hydrolase; this encodes MTLPDLVLVHGGEHAGDCWDLVVAEIHREEPGLRTLAVDLPGHGNNPGDLATVTISEWVDSVVADIEEARLGDVVVVGHSMAGVTVPGVVAKLGPSRVREMILATAFVPPQGSSIADTLGGPLAVFARRAARIGRPMKIPTPAARWAFCNGMTPAQRRLAMSKLHAESARIPGEPVDRSGLPADVPRTWILTTRDRALSVASQHASIAALGGVDTVIPVDACHELMFSDPERLAQILIERCRLRG
- a CDS encoding LLM class F420-dependent oxidoreductase encodes the protein MRYNLMFPMRAVKHWNRWCEGVAIGEIARLVEDAGFDAFSMSEHPYPDREWLARGGHHAFDPFVSLSFAAAATTRIRLMTYILVSGYRNPYLTAKAAASFDLLSGGRFTLGTGAGYLKTEFQALGADFDRRGALLDEAIAAWRATWAGVDHDGPEFGVSGHVALPPPLTTGGPPIWIGGNGAAAQRRVIEVADGWMPMAASGEMAAITRARPLEDIETLGEWVAKVNKHRAESGRDAADVAFVPFEAHLLASGDCTGFCAAVRPRLDAYAEAGVTWITIEPASRSFTDFRTDIDVLSSQLIDR
- a CDS encoding class I adenylate-forming enzyme family protein is translated as MSFDYAALRDVWYREGWFSSRTCIDAFEAGACDRVSTPVDFVSADSVLSVTVADVHDAAVTFAAGLARLGVRPGDAVAVQLTNRVECAIAYQAVLLSGAVLVPIVHIYGLGEVGFIVKQSRASVLITAAKSIATELGSVLRHVVMVGGEPGEGWLVWSDVRSEGYVRPDVTSDDVCLLMYTSGTTSAPKGVQHTHNTVLAEQSTMPALIAGEPDDVSLVSFPPGHIAGVGSMLRALMSGSRTVFLEKWDPRRAVEVIRDFRVTSTAGVPTHLQGILELDCANGELATLREFLVGAAPVTEELGARAAAAGIATFRSYGSTEHPTVSGVHTDEPRWARLRTDGKPMPGSVVRILAADGSDAPADTDGEVVVRGPEQFVGYRDAQLDDEAFTDDGWFRTGDLGRLDADGRLIITDRIKDVIIRGGETISSAQVEDVLSAHPAVYECAVVAAPDARFGEVVAAVVVLKPNERLDVDALRGHFADAGLAMQKVPERLVVVDALPRTSLGKVRKAELRAQHFTGG
- a CDS encoding flavin reductase family protein — its product is MTLDIAAADKVLAGLRPFPVAVTTIDDGVANGLMSLSAGSASIVPELPRATVSLTKYNKTHDMLINSGVFVMHMLSAGPDEIDKSMEILMTLGGSSGRDGDKMSTLRTKPGVTGAPILLDAHSYVECRITGSLDNDENTIFVGDVVAAEVFSSAQRLRIGEAWGKLPPEWIEQYEANHKPQLQSARDLRAAAAARV
- a CDS encoding CaiB/BaiF CoA transferase family protein, coding for MQKPMTGVRVLEVAQFTFVPSAGAVLADWGADVIKIENPVTGDAQRGLVTVAGHSATTPGVSFSPTVEAPNRGKRSVGLSLALKQTRPVFEELVRRSDVFLTSLLPQARAKLRIDLDEVRRINPSIVYVAGSGFGSEGPDREMGAHDATAFWARAGNADGVTPTESEVPTGMPAGAFGDNMGGITIAGAVAAALYGRQSTGQTSVVDVSLLAVGAWANQSSVNLAMLYGCPLPKIDQRMQAPGNPLTGAYRCSDGRFIQLAMLQPSRYWTPVCRLFGLDAAAADERFASLESLAAKADDAAALLADAIGSRTFDECTRLLSLLKGQWSPVQDAWEVAHDESLIANGRIADLRDAQGNQQRLVANPVKFDEAAAHLTRAPMFAEHTDEVLRELGMNDDDLIELKIEGAIT